Proteins co-encoded in one Dehalococcoidales bacterium genomic window:
- a CDS encoding class I SAM-dependent methyltransferase, producing the protein MPLEEMGSFFNARVDLYEHHMLQDLDSAAVYIEMATLVPAAKGLKLLDLGCGTGLELDEIFKVNPAVQVTGIDLAEKMLAKLRRKHAARKSRLNLILADYFAYDFGQNTYDVALAAETLHHFTPEEKTGLYRKIRVALKPDGLYIESDYVAPDQAFQDARFAESKRLRAEQGIAAGLFHFDTPCTVANQIEMLQKAGFSKVELVSRHGNGATIKAAK; encoded by the coding sequence ATGCCTTTGGAAGAAATGGGCTCTTTTTTTAATGCTCGCGTTGACCTGTACGAGCACCACATGCTCCAGGACCTGGACAGCGCCGCCGTTTATATAGAGATGGCCACCCTGGTTCCGGCCGCTAAGGGCTTGAAGCTGCTGGATTTAGGCTGCGGCACCGGGCTGGAGCTGGATGAAATCTTTAAAGTTAATCCTGCGGTGCAGGTAACGGGTATTGACCTGGCGGAGAAGATGCTGGCCAAGCTGCGCCGGAAACACGCCGCCAGGAAAAGCCGGCTAAACCTCATACTGGCGGATTATTTTGCTTATGATTTCGGCCAAAATACGTATGATGTTGCTCTTGCCGCGGAAACGCTCCATCATTTTACCCCTGAAGAAAAAACCGGGCTTTACCGCAAAATCCGCGTCGCCTTAAAGCCGGACGGCCTCTATATCGAGTCGGACTACGTGGCGCCGGACCAGGCGTTCCAGGACGCCCGCTTCGCGGAGAGTAAACGCCTCCGCGCCGAGCAGGGGATAGCCGCGGGATTATTTCACTTTGACACGCCGTGCACCGTGGCTAATCAGATTGAGATGCTGCAAAAGGCGGGTTTTAGCAAGGTGGAGCTGGTCAGCCGGCACGGCAACGGCGCTACTATTAAAGCCGCCAAATAG
- a CDS encoding VOC family protein yields MVNKIDHIGIVVKDLEQAAKTYTELFGFKVVEKMDGPGGEFKNVMMAAGDIRIEIFQPLKEGSFSRFLEEKGGGLHHVSFLTDDIVKEIKALKAKGKKLQNEEPMQLPGAKIAFVHPSAAENVLIELVERG; encoded by the coding sequence ATGGTTAATAAAATCGACCATATTGGTATAGTGGTAAAAGACCTGGAACAGGCCGCTAAAACCTACACTGAATTGTTTGGCTTTAAGGTGGTGGAAAAAATGGATGGCCCCGGCGGCGAGTTCAAAAACGTGATGATGGCCGCGGGTGATATCCGCATCGAGATTTTCCAGCCCCTGAAAGAGGGGAGCTTTTCCCGCTTTCTGGAGGAAAAGGGCGGCGGCCTGCACCATGTCTCCTTCCTGACCGACGATATTGTGAAAGAAATCAAGGCACTGAAAGCTAAAGGGAAAAAGCTCCAGAACGAGGAGCCTATGCAGCTCCCCGGCGCTAAAATCGCTTTTGTCCACCCCTCCGCCGCCGAGAACGTCCTTATCGAGCTGGTGGAGCGGGGCTAG